A single Paenibacillus sp. FSL R5-0517 DNA region contains:
- a CDS encoding CTP synthase has protein sequence MTKYIFVTGGVVSSLGKGITAASLGRLLKNRGLKVTIQKFDPYINIDPGTMSPYQHGEVFVTDDGAETDLDLGHYERFIDINLSKNSNVTTGKVYSSVISKERRGEYLGGTVQVIPHITNEIKERVFRAGREAGSDVVITEIGGTVGDIESLPFLEAIRQIKSDVGRDNVMYIHVTLIPYIKAAGEVKTKPTQHSVKELRSIGIQPNVIVCRTEYELSDDMKAKIALFCDIDENAVVECRDADTLYQVPLNLREEGLDEIVVNHLKLTTPAPDMSEWEGLVDRINKLEHTVEIAIVGKYVALHDAYLSVVESLSHAGFASNADVKIRWVPSEDITDENVGDLLHGIGGILVPGGFGDRGIEGKVSAIRYAREKQIPFFGICLGMQVSVIEYARSIVGLNGANSSEINPATEFPVIDLLPEQKDIENLGGTMRLGLYPCKLQEGSLAMACYDDELVYERHRHRYEFNNEYREAIEKAGLVISGTSPDGRLVEIVELPGHPWFLAVQFHPEFTSRPNRPQPLFREFVKASLENAKK, from the coding sequence GTGACAAAGTATATTTTCGTGACGGGCGGAGTTGTGTCCTCCCTGGGCAAAGGGATTACAGCTGCTTCGCTGGGCAGATTGCTGAAAAACAGAGGGCTTAAAGTAACCATCCAGAAATTTGATCCGTATATCAACATTGACCCGGGGACTATGAGCCCTTATCAGCACGGCGAGGTTTTTGTAACGGATGATGGCGCGGAAACGGATCTGGACCTTGGCCACTATGAACGTTTTATTGATATCAATCTCTCCAAAAACAGCAACGTCACGACTGGTAAAGTATACTCTTCCGTCATCAGCAAAGAGCGACGCGGGGAATATCTGGGCGGAACGGTACAAGTTATTCCACACATTACGAACGAGATCAAAGAGCGTGTATTCCGCGCTGGACGTGAAGCTGGTTCAGATGTGGTTATTACGGAAATTGGCGGAACAGTGGGCGACATTGAGAGTTTGCCTTTCCTGGAAGCCATTCGTCAGATCAAGAGTGATGTAGGTCGCGACAATGTGATGTACATTCACGTAACACTTATTCCTTATATCAAAGCAGCGGGTGAAGTGAAAACAAAACCAACACAGCATAGTGTTAAGGAACTGCGCAGCATCGGTATTCAACCGAATGTGATTGTCTGCCGTACGGAGTATGAATTGTCTGACGACATGAAAGCCAAGATCGCTCTCTTCTGCGACATTGATGAGAATGCCGTGGTTGAATGTCGCGATGCAGACACCTTGTATCAAGTGCCTTTGAACCTGCGTGAAGAAGGCTTGGATGAGATTGTGGTAAATCACCTGAAACTGACTACTCCTGCACCGGATATGAGCGAGTGGGAAGGGCTGGTTGACCGGATCAACAAGTTGGAGCATACGGTTGAGATCGCTATTGTTGGTAAGTATGTAGCGTTGCACGATGCATACCTGAGTGTTGTTGAGTCGTTGTCTCATGCTGGATTCGCATCGAATGCGGATGTGAAAATTCGCTGGGTTCCTTCTGAAGATATTACGGATGAGAATGTAGGCGACCTGTTACATGGTATTGGCGGTATCCTTGTTCCTGGCGGATTCGGAGATCGTGGTATTGAAGGTAAAGTATCGGCAATCCGTTATGCTCGTGAGAAACAAATTCCGTTCTTCGGTATTTGCCTGGGTATGCAGGTTTCCGTTATTGAATATGCACGTTCCATTGTTGGTTTGAATGGTGCGAACAGCTCCGAGATTAATCCGGCTACCGAATTCCCTGTAATCGATCTGTTGCCTGAGCAAAAAGATATCGAAAATCTGGGCGGTACGATGCGTCTGGGTCTGTATCCTTGTAAGCTTCAAGAAGGTTCTTTGGCGATGGCTTGTTATGATGACGAGCTGGTGTATGAGAGACACCGTCACCGGTATGAGTTCAACAACGAATACCGTGAAGCGATCGAAAAAGCAGGACTGGTTATCTCGGGTACATCCCCGGATGGACGTCTGGTTGAGATCGTGGAACTTCCAGGACACCCATGGTTCCTGGCGGTACAATTCCATCCGGAATTCACTTCCCGTCCGAACCGTCCGCAACCATTGTTCCGTGAATTCGTGAAAGCTTCATTGGAGAATGCAAAGAAATAA
- the speB gene encoding agmatinase — translation MKLDQAYSGNVFICSSEDYENSKAVIYGMPMDYTVSFRPGSRFGPSHIRQASVGLEEYSPYLDKSIVDMTYFDAGDLLLPFGNAGRSLDVIHEYIGSLLADDKFPVGLGGEHLVTWPVIQQMYKKYPDLILIHIDAHADLRENYEGEPLSHSTPVRKAAELMGGQNIYQFGIRSGSREEFQYGRENINFYPFEVAAPMKEALPKMGNRPVYVTIDIDVLDPSAAPGTGTAEAGGITSKELLEAIHMIAGSDVNVVGCDLVEVAPIYDPTQQTQIVAAKLIREMLLGFVK, via the coding sequence ATGAAACTGGATCAAGCTTATTCAGGAAACGTATTTATTTGCAGCTCTGAGGATTATGAGAACTCGAAAGCAGTTATCTATGGTATGCCCATGGATTATACTGTCAGCTTCCGTCCGGGTTCCCGTTTTGGCCCATCTCATATCCGTCAAGCATCTGTTGGACTCGAAGAGTACAGCCCATATCTCGACAAAAGCATCGTAGACATGACGTACTTTGACGCTGGAGACTTGCTACTGCCTTTCGGTAACGCGGGACGCAGCCTTGATGTAATTCATGAATACATCGGCAGTCTGCTTGCTGATGACAAGTTCCCAGTTGGTCTCGGTGGCGAGCATCTGGTTACTTGGCCAGTCATCCAACAAATGTACAAGAAATACCCGGATCTTATCCTGATTCATATTGATGCACACGCAGACCTTCGTGAAAATTATGAAGGCGAGCCATTGTCTCACTCCACGCCAGTGCGTAAAGCAGCTGAGTTGATGGGTGGCCAAAACATCTATCAGTTCGGTATCCGTTCTGGTTCCCGTGAGGAGTTCCAGTATGGTCGTGAGAACATCAACTTCTACCCATTTGAAGTGGCAGCTCCGATGAAGGAAGCTCTTCCGAAGATGGGCAACCGTCCAGTATATGTGACCATCGACATCGATGTGCTTGATCCGTCAGCAGCTCCAGGAACAGGTACAGCAGAAGCGGGCGGCATTACGTCCAAAGAACTGCTGGAAGCCATCCATATGATCGCCGGATCTGATGTAAATGTAGTTGGTTGTGACCTGGTTGAAGTAGCACCAATCTATGATCCCACACAACAGACACAGATTGTAGCTGCGAAGCTGATTCGCGAAATGCTGCTTGGATTCGTGAAATAA
- the fba gene encoding class II fructose-1,6-bisphosphate aldolase encodes MPLVSMTDMLNKALEGKYAVGQYNINNLEWTQAILGAAEEEKSPVILGVSEGAARHMGGFYTVVKMVEGLIHDMKISVPVAIHLDHGSSFDKCKEAIDAGFTSVMIDGSHHSIDENIEMTKKVVEYAHAKGVSVEAEVGTVGGQEDDVIGGIMYADLNECIRIVKETGIDTLAPALGSVHGPYHGEPNLGFKEMEEVRDAVQVPLVLHGGTGIPKHDIDKAISLGTSKINVNTENQIAFSKVVREVLAAKPDAYDPRTFIVPGRDAIKETVKGKIREFGSNNKA; translated from the coding sequence ATGCCATTAGTATCTATGACAGACATGTTGAACAAAGCACTTGAAGGAAAATATGCAGTTGGTCAATACAACATCAATAACCTTGAGTGGACTCAAGCGATTCTTGGTGCAGCTGAAGAAGAAAAATCCCCAGTAATCCTGGGTGTATCCGAAGGCGCAGCACGTCACATGGGCGGCTTCTACACTGTAGTTAAAATGGTAGAAGGACTCATTCACGACATGAAAATCTCCGTACCAGTTGCGATCCACTTGGACCACGGTTCAAGCTTCGACAAGTGTAAAGAAGCGATCGATGCTGGATTTACATCCGTTATGATCGACGGTTCCCACCACTCTATCGATGAAAATATCGAAATGACTAAAAAAGTTGTTGAATATGCACACGCTAAAGGCGTTTCTGTAGAAGCTGAAGTAGGTACTGTAGGCGGACAAGAAGACGACGTTATCGGCGGAATCATGTACGCTGACCTGAACGAGTGTATCCGTATCGTTAAAGAAACAGGTATCGACACATTGGCACCGGCTCTTGGTTCCGTACACGGTCCTTACCATGGCGAGCCTAACCTGGGCTTCAAAGAGATGGAAGAAGTTCGTGACGCGGTACAAGTTCCACTCGTATTGCACGGTGGTACAGGTATTCCTAAACACGACATCGACAAAGCCATTTCCCTGGGTACATCCAAAATTAACGTAAACACAGAGAACCAAATTGCTTTCTCGAAAGTGGTTCGTGAAGTGCTTGCAGCTAAACCAGATGCTTACGATCCACGTACATTCATCGTACCAGGCCGTGATGCAATCAAAGAAACCGTTAAAGGTAAAATCCGCGAGTTTGGTTCCAACAACAAAGCGTAA
- a CDS encoding alpha-N-arabinofuranosidase produces the protein MVDVILKADSDQGLINRNIYGHFSEHLGRCIYEGLWVGEDSPIPNTDGIRNDVLTALQKLNVPVLRWPGGCFADEYHWKDGVGPKSERARMINTHWGGVEENNHFGTHEFLRLCELLGTEPYISGNLGSGTVQEMQEWVEYITFDGESPMANWRKQNGREEPWKLKYFGVGNENWGCGGNMRPEYYADEYRRYATYVRNYSGNEIYKIACGPNDSNYEWMEVLMREAARFMDGISLHYYTIPTGVWEDKGNATGFGEAEWFTTLKKTLFMDELLVKHSEIMDKYDPDGRVGIIVDEWGTWYNVEPGTNPGFLYQQNTMRDAVLAAVNLNIFNQHNKRVQMANLAQIVNVLQSLVLTEGDKMLLTPTYHVFDMYQVHMDAQRLDLNYDSPGYTFGEDTIPQLSLSASRNKDGVIHVTACNLSHIDELEVVCQLDAAQAAKVSGQILHHTDFGAFNTFEQPNHVQPVAWEGLTLENNTLRFVLPPASVGVIAIEG, from the coding sequence ATGGTTGATGTTATTCTAAAGGCAGATTCAGACCAAGGATTAATAAATCGCAATATATATGGTCACTTTTCCGAACACTTGGGACGTTGTATTTATGAGGGGCTGTGGGTAGGAGAAGATTCACCTATTCCGAATACGGATGGAATTCGAAATGATGTATTGACGGCCTTGCAGAAGCTTAATGTTCCAGTCCTTCGTTGGCCGGGCGGTTGTTTTGCCGATGAATATCACTGGAAAGACGGTGTGGGTCCGAAGAGTGAGCGTGCTCGTATGATCAATACGCACTGGGGTGGTGTGGAAGAGAACAATCACTTTGGTACGCATGAATTCTTGAGATTATGTGAGTTGCTCGGCACCGAGCCATATATCAGTGGCAACCTGGGTAGCGGAACCGTGCAGGAAATGCAGGAATGGGTGGAATACATTACGTTTGATGGCGAGTCTCCTATGGCGAACTGGCGGAAACAGAATGGCCGGGAAGAACCGTGGAAGCTGAAGTATTTTGGCGTGGGAAATGAGAACTGGGGATGCGGCGGGAATATGCGTCCTGAATATTATGCGGATGAATATCGTCGGTATGCTACATATGTACGTAATTATTCCGGGAACGAGATTTATAAAATCGCTTGTGGCCCGAACGATAGTAACTATGAATGGATGGAAGTGTTGATGCGGGAAGCTGCCCGTTTCATGGATGGCATCAGTCTTCATTATTATACAATTCCGACAGGTGTGTGGGAAGACAAAGGCAACGCTACCGGTTTTGGAGAGGCTGAATGGTTTACCACGTTGAAGAAAACGCTGTTTATGGATGAATTGCTTGTGAAGCACTCCGAAATTATGGACAAATATGATCCAGATGGCCGGGTTGGGATCATTGTAGACGAGTGGGGAACGTGGTATAACGTTGAGCCGGGAACCAATCCGGGCTTCCTCTACCAGCAAAATACGATGCGGGATGCAGTTCTTGCAGCGGTTAACCTGAATATTTTTAACCAACATAATAAACGGGTACAGATGGCGAATCTTGCACAGATCGTCAATGTGCTTCAATCGCTTGTGCTCACGGAAGGGGACAAAATGCTCCTGACACCTACGTATCATGTATTTGATATGTATCAGGTTCATATGGATGCGCAGCGGCTGGATTTGAATTATGATAGCCCTGGGTATACCTTCGGTGAAGACACCATTCCTCAGCTCAGCTTATCAGCGTCCCGCAACAAGGATGGGGTCATTCATGTGACAGCTTGTAATCTGAGCCACATCGATGAATTGGAAGTTGTCTGTCAGCTGGACGCAGCTCAAGCGGCTAAAGTATCCGGGCAGATTCTGCACCATACTGATTTTGGCGCATTCAATACCTTTGAACAGCCGAATCATGTTCAGCCTGTGGCGTGGGAGGGACTCACACTGGAGAATAACACCTTGCGTTTTGTTCTTCCTCCAGCATCGGTTGGGGTCATCGCTATAGAGGGATAA
- a CDS encoding DUF1934 domain-containing protein, translating to MSNMRPVHIRLHSRYEGEDVLQEMQGEAVLKGSVLYVRYEEPEVGPEGGTTRTTLKLGGQSIKIIRHGEVESEQTFELNRKLPGFYRSPYMSFALSTHTQKLELSIQGLSARAAWSYDFYRFDEESGHFAISLHIQEEPIS from the coding sequence ATGTCGAACATGCGACCGGTACACATCCGGCTGCACAGCCGTTATGAAGGTGAAGATGTGCTGCAGGAAATGCAGGGTGAAGCCGTATTGAAAGGGTCTGTTCTTTATGTTCGTTACGAAGAACCGGAGGTTGGACCCGAGGGAGGCACAACTCGTACCACATTGAAGCTGGGTGGACAATCCATCAAGATTATACGTCATGGTGAAGTGGAATCGGAGCAGACTTTTGAATTGAATCGGAAGCTTCCTGGTTTCTACCGATCACCATACATGTCGTTTGCCCTGTCCACGCATACACAGAAGCTGGAACTTTCCATTCAGGGATTGAGCGCACGCGCAGCGTGGAGCTACGACTTTTACCGCTTTGATGAAGAATCCGGACATTTCGCGATTAGTTTGCATATACAGGAGGAACCAATTTCATGA
- a CDS encoding DUF6171 family protein yields the protein MMKRQEPCKGCNDQYDVKISDAKMARLVEIASRSRPTVQDEEYERRLSICSACPGLQYGTTCRHCGCLVQVRAKLSESTCPFPYESQWA from the coding sequence ATGATGAAAAGGCAGGAACCATGCAAGGGTTGCAATGATCAGTATGATGTGAAGATTAGCGATGCCAAAATGGCCAGACTTGTTGAGATTGCTTCACGCTCGCGTCCGACGGTACAGGATGAGGAATACGAGCGGCGGCTATCCATCTGCTCTGCCTGTCCGGGATTGCAATATGGCACGACTTGTCGGCACTGTGGCTGTCTTGTACAGGTGCGAGCGAAGCTGAGCGAGTCGACATGTCCTTTTCCTTATGAATCACAATGGGCCTGA
- the argS gene encoding arginine--tRNA ligase, which produces MTRNPLDTINERVSTAIGNAIVAAGIVTQEELPAITLEVPREKTHGDLATNAAMQLTKIAKRNPRQIAEEIIANLNLAEAGIEKAEIAGPGFINFKLDKSYLYPVLALVQEQGKDYGRISIGEGRKVEMEFVSANPTGSLHLGHARGAAVGDALCNILDYAGYEVTREYYINDAGNQVFNLARSIEARYLQELGQDAEMPEDGYHGEDIKGFAKQLVAEKGDELLSMHPGDRAAYFRDFGLEKELDKIKRDLNRFRVNFDIWFSETSLYDNGEVLRVLDELRDRNEIYEQDGATWLKTMQYGDDKERVLIKNDGTYTYLTPDIAYHRDKYARGYDTMINIWGADHHGYIPRMKAAMQALGNDPEKLVVLIAQMVSLFQNGEKVKMSKRTGKAVTMEDLMDEVGIDAIRYFFTMRSMDSHLDFDMDLAISTSNENPVFYVQYAHARVCSVYRQAEEQGIELLPLAQIDLSKLTTEHEYDLLRKMGELPEEISAAATGYAPHRIIRYVYELASLFHSYYRAERVITEDAQQTQARLALIGAVRTVIATALRLVGVSAPDKM; this is translated from the coding sequence ATGACACGTAATCCATTAGATACGATTAACGAACGGGTAAGCACGGCCATCGGCAACGCCATTGTGGCGGCCGGAATTGTTACACAGGAAGAATTGCCAGCCATTACATTGGAAGTACCGCGTGAGAAGACACACGGGGACCTGGCTACCAATGCTGCCATGCAGCTGACCAAGATTGCCAAGCGCAATCCGCGCCAGATTGCTGAAGAGATCATTGCCAATCTGAATCTGGCTGAAGCAGGAATCGAGAAGGCTGAGATTGCCGGTCCAGGATTTATTAACTTTAAGTTGGACAAGAGTTACCTTTATCCAGTGCTTGCACTTGTGCAGGAGCAGGGCAAAGACTACGGAAGAATTAGCATCGGAGAAGGGCGCAAAGTCGAGATGGAGTTCGTCAGTGCCAACCCAACAGGCAGTCTGCATCTGGGTCATGCCCGTGGAGCAGCTGTAGGTGATGCTCTATGTAACATCCTTGACTACGCTGGATATGAAGTAACCCGTGAATACTACATTAATGATGCAGGTAATCAGGTGTTTAATCTGGCTCGTTCCATTGAAGCTCGTTATCTGCAAGAGCTGGGTCAGGATGCTGAGATGCCTGAAGATGGTTATCACGGTGAAGATATTAAAGGATTTGCCAAGCAACTCGTTGCTGAAAAGGGTGATGAATTGCTGTCCATGCACCCGGGTGACCGTGCAGCTTATTTCCGTGACTTTGGACTGGAGAAGGAACTGGACAAGATCAAACGTGACTTGAATCGCTTCCGTGTTAACTTTGACATCTGGTTCAGCGAGACCTCCCTGTATGACAACGGAGAAGTTCTGCGAGTGCTTGATGAATTGCGTGACCGCAATGAGATCTATGAGCAAGATGGAGCAACTTGGCTGAAAACGATGCAATACGGTGACGACAAAGAACGTGTGTTAATCAAGAACGATGGCACGTATACTTACCTGACGCCAGACATTGCTTATCACCGCGACAAATATGCGCGTGGATACGACACGATGATCAACATCTGGGGTGCGGATCACCATGGTTATATCCCCCGGATGAAAGCTGCGATGCAAGCACTGGGCAATGACCCTGAGAAACTGGTCGTTTTGATTGCACAGATGGTGAGCTTGTTCCAGAACGGCGAGAAAGTGAAAATGTCCAAACGTACAGGTAAAGCGGTAACGATGGAAGATCTGATGGATGAAGTGGGTATTGATGCCATCCGTTATTTCTTCACGATGCGCAGCATGGACTCCCACCTGGACTTTGACATGGACCTTGCAATTTCGACATCCAATGAAAATCCGGTATTTTATGTACAATATGCGCATGCACGTGTATGTAGCGTATACCGTCAGGCTGAAGAACAAGGTATTGAACTGCTGCCACTGGCACAGATCGACCTGTCCAAGCTGACAACAGAGCACGAGTATGACCTTCTTCGCAAAATGGGAGAACTGCCTGAAGAAATCTCGGCAGCGGCAACAGGATATGCGCCTCATCGTATCATCCGTTATGTATACGAGCTGGCATCCCTGTTCCACAGCTACTACCGTGCAGAACGTGTCATTACGGAAGATGCGCAGCAAACTCAGGCACGTCTTGCACTGATCGGTGCTGTGCGTACCGTTATTGCAACGGCGCTTCGTCTGGTAGGCGTAAGCGCACCAGATAAAATGTAA
- a CDS encoding S8 family peptidase yields the protein MDYTGLLHQLIDGMRRPEPEQGGRYLIRFAKPQQYEACLVELSRMRNEFTDLGAVRSSRLARSIIATVQRPEDLYRYGDEITIEEDTPISLHATALHSKPSNAQGIPWGVKQIRAPKVWSVSTGHRIKIGVIDTGADYHHPDLRYSLARGINLLNRSLLPHDDNGHGTHIAGTIAAANSTAGMIGVAPRSLIYPVKAFDHNGSAYVSDIVLGIDWCVRNRVDIINMSFGMKTRSKALLDVVNRAYHAGIVIVASSGNDGKRRSIDYPARYPQTISVGATDKNRRIASFSNRGAYVDVYAPGDKIVSSWVQGKHHEMSGTSMATSHVSGAIALLLAKHPGLSPSEIKTLVKRATIPLRARKTTTAKTKIRGGEIDALKLMQEGEE from the coding sequence ATGGACTATACTGGTTTATTGCATCAATTAATTGACGGAATGAGACGCCCTGAACCAGAACAGGGAGGGCGATATTTGATCAGATTTGCCAAACCGCAGCAGTACGAGGCCTGCCTCGTGGAATTATCCCGAATGCGGAATGAATTTACCGACCTTGGGGCCGTCCGCTCCTCGCGACTAGCTCGTTCCATTATCGCTACAGTACAACGCCCGGAGGATTTATACCGCTATGGGGATGAGATTACGATTGAAGAAGACACCCCCATCTCCCTTCACGCCACCGCGCTCCACAGCAAACCGAGCAATGCCCAAGGCATACCCTGGGGAGTGAAGCAGATTCGGGCACCCAAAGTATGGTCTGTATCTACCGGGCACCGGATCAAAATCGGTGTAATTGATACAGGTGCTGATTATCACCATCCTGATCTTCGATATTCCCTGGCACGCGGAATCAATCTGTTAAACCGCAGCCTGCTTCCTCATGATGATAATGGACACGGCACCCACATTGCGGGGACCATCGCCGCAGCCAACAGCACCGCAGGCATGATTGGTGTAGCTCCACGGTCCCTGATCTATCCCGTGAAGGCATTCGACCACAACGGATCGGCTTATGTATCCGACATTGTGCTTGGCATCGATTGGTGTGTGCGTAACAGGGTCGATATCATCAACATGAGCTTTGGCATGAAAACACGCAGCAAGGCGCTGCTTGATGTTGTCAATCGTGCGTACCATGCCGGAATTGTCATTGTTGCTTCGTCAGGAAACGATGGCAAACGACGCAGTATTGATTATCCAGCACGTTATCCGCAGACCATATCCGTCGGAGCAACTGACAAAAACAGACGTATTGCTTCCTTCAGCAATCGTGGCGCATATGTGGATGTCTATGCACCTGGTGATAAGATTGTCTCCTCATGGGTGCAAGGCAAGCATCACGAGATGAGCGGCACTTCCATGGCAACCTCGCATGTGAGCGGTGCTATCGCCTTGCTGCTTGCTAAGCATCCGGGATTATCCCCCAGTGAAATCAAGACCCTCGTCAAACGTGCTACGATCCCACTGCGAGCCCGCAAGACTACCACAGCGAAAACCAAAATACGTGGCGGTGAGATTGACGCCCTGAAGCTAATGCAGGAGGGCGAAGAGTGA
- a CDS encoding response regulator has product MEDKKVLIVDDQNGIRILLMEVFSSEGYNTFQAPNGKVALEIVNNDKPDLVLLDMKIPGMDGLEILKHIKEIDPGIKVIMMTAYGELDMIKEATDLGALMHFTKPFDIDEMRVAVNMQLRNGTVNKCS; this is encoded by the coding sequence GTGGAAGATAAAAAAGTTTTGATTGTTGATGACCAGAACGGAATCCGAATCCTATTAATGGAAGTGTTCAGCAGTGAAGGGTATAACACCTTTCAAGCACCCAACGGCAAGGTTGCTCTGGAGATTGTAAATAATGACAAGCCTGACCTGGTATTGCTCGATATGAAGATTCCCGGGATGGACGGTTTGGAAATCCTGAAGCATATTAAAGAAATTGATCCGGGGATCAAAGTGATCATGATGACCGCTTATGGTGAACTGGACATGATTAAGGAAGCCACGGATCTCGGAGCGCTCATGCACTTCACGAAACCGTTTGATATCGACGAGATGCGAGTGGCTGTGAATATGCAGCTTCGCAATGGTACTGTCAATAAATGCAGTTGA
- the rpoE gene encoding DNA-directed RNA polymerase subunit delta, which translates to MSTSLNLKIDKEKVKEIPLVDLAFMVLKAANTPYYYRDLMNEVAKQRGMTDEEINEFIAQLYTEINIDGRFACVGTSLWGLKRWYPVAGTEDSMTGAKRPRIINDEDDDLEDEDFGEEEDSYNSDEDFDSTDKDEDEDEEDEDEDDIFDEEDSEEEVLVEDDDLEDEDLEEDEEESENEDEFDDDSDNR; encoded by the coding sequence GTGAGTACCTCGCTCAATTTGAAAATTGATAAAGAAAAGGTAAAAGAGATCCCTTTGGTGGACCTTGCCTTTATGGTGCTGAAAGCGGCTAATACGCCGTATTACTATCGTGACTTGATGAATGAGGTAGCGAAGCAGCGCGGAATGACTGATGAAGAAATCAACGAGTTTATCGCCCAGCTATATACCGAGATTAATATCGATGGCCGTTTTGCTTGTGTCGGTACAAGTCTGTGGGGCTTGAAGCGCTGGTATCCGGTAGCTGGAACAGAAGATTCCATGACGGGTGCGAAGCGTCCGCGTATCATCAACGATGAAGATGATGATCTGGAAGATGAAGACTTCGGTGAAGAAGAAGATAGCTATAACAGCGATGAAGACTTCGACAGCACGGATAAAGACGAAGATGAAGACGAAGAAGATGAAGACGAAGATGACATCTTTGATGAAGAAGACAGCGAAGAAGAAGTGCTGGTCGAAGATGACGATCTGGAAGATGAAGACCTCGAAGAAGACGAAGAAGAGTCTGAAAACGAGGATGAATTTGACGACGATTCTGATAATCGGTAG
- a CDS encoding UDP-N-acetylglucosamine 1-carboxyvinyltransferase, producing MEKLMISGGRPLQGTVTISGAKNSAIALIPAALLAESEVVLDNLPLLSDVAVYAEILEELGARVTWEGSQMKIDPSEIKSIPMPNGPVKKLRASYYMMGALLGRFKEATIGLPGGCNFEPRPIDQHIKGFEALGATVTNEHGSIHLHAKELRGAKIYLDVSSVGATINIMLAATRAKGSTIIENAAKEPEIIDVATLLNSMGASIKGAGTETIRIEGVSELKGCRHSIIPDRIQAGTYMIAAAATRGDVLIDNVIPKHLEALTAKLLEMGVGIEELDESIRVIGKPNYNHVDVKALVYPGFPTDLQSPMTSVLTQATGVSVLSDFVYSNRFKHVPELVRMGAKIRVEGRSAIIEGSALNAAKVKASDLRAGAALVIAGLTVSEGVTEVTGVEYIDRGYDHLVTNLRLLGADVWRETD from the coding sequence ATGGAAAAATTGATGATTAGTGGCGGACGTCCGTTACAGGGAACTGTAACTATAAGCGGCGCCAAGAACAGCGCCATTGCGCTTATTCCTGCAGCATTGCTTGCCGAGTCAGAAGTCGTGTTGGACAACCTGCCGCTTTTGAGTGATGTGGCGGTTTATGCAGAAATTTTGGAGGAACTCGGAGCACGTGTAACTTGGGAAGGCAGTCAGATGAAAATTGACCCTTCTGAGATCAAATCCATTCCTATGCCGAATGGTCCCGTGAAGAAGCTTCGCGCCTCGTATTATATGATGGGTGCATTACTGGGACGTTTCAAAGAAGCAACGATAGGTTTACCAGGGGGCTGTAATTTTGAGCCTCGTCCAATTGATCAGCATATCAAAGGTTTTGAAGCGCTTGGCGCAACCGTAACGAACGAACATGGCTCCATTCATTTGCATGCCAAAGAGCTTCGCGGCGCAAAAATTTATCTTGATGTAAGCAGTGTGGGCGCAACCATTAATATTATGCTGGCGGCTACTCGTGCCAAAGGCTCTACAATTATCGAAAACGCGGCTAAAGAGCCTGAGATTATAGATGTAGCAACACTTCTGAATTCCATGGGTGCCAGCATCAAGGGTGCAGGTACCGAAACGATCCGTATTGAAGGGGTCTCGGAGCTGAAAGGCTGCCGTCATTCCATCATTCCGGACCGTATACAAGCGGGAACGTATATGATCGCTGCAGCGGCGACGCGTGGAGATGTTCTGATTGACAATGTGATTCCCAAACATCTGGAAGCTTTAACGGCAAAGCTGTTGGAGATGGGTGTTGGCATTGAGGAATTGGATGAAAGTATACGTGTTATTGGCAAACCGAACTATAATCATGTTGACGTGAAGGCACTGGTGTATCCTGGTTTTCCGACGGATCTTCAGTCACCAATGACCAGTGTATTAACACAGGCAACCGGTGTAAGTGTCCTGAGCGACTTTGTATACAGCAATCGGTTCAAGCATGTGCCTGAGTTGGTACGGATGGGCGCAAAGATTCGAGTAGAAGGACGGTCAGCGATTATTGAAGGCAGTGCATTAAACGCGGCCAAAGTAAAAGCATCCGATCTTCGCGCTGGTGCAGCGCTGGTGATTGCAGGTCTCACCGTCAGTGAAGGTGTGACTGAAGTAACTGGGGTTGAATATATTGACCGTGGTTATGATCATCTGGTGACTAATCTTCGTTTGCTCGGTGCAGATGTATGGCGGGAAACGGATTAA